Proteins from one Catenulispora sp. GP43 genomic window:
- a CDS encoding lanthionine synthetase LanC family protein, with translation MNGGLSPEDVERLIRKHAAAAGVEIGLKEGTTWLGVRPPGAHVVEQGWKLHVSSRTGALAETADVIVPALLAEGCAFKMAASTGVLAWLNDGTTTPSSIGKAFTVYPEQDRVRDVGLMLARLLRGRAAPRVLSDRRVAADAPVYYRYGPIDKPWGADAQGKLVMTLTGPDGEEFPALATLRYRQPTWAVDPFTGEPGARDWERSPSPSTRLGDYYEIDSGIVHAGRGDVMRAVDVRDGARVIVKQSRALVDEGEDGVDTRLRVRNERRVLAVLEGVDGVAGYVDHFRAGTDEFLVTRDVGRYNLADDVMENGRYATAADPRAVPGRTLEQLARQLATIILAVHERGVLIRDLNPRNVVVAPDGSAKLIDLGLAGHNGLYLPGGTSGYSSARQFRHQEPTTGDDLHALGATLCYAWSALPAVVLSSDMDEPRRIALRMIRARCGEAPGAVLGLICDLLGTDDTRVQDAARRMAAGDFSLARRTRTALAPSAPVTDALIEEIGSNLLADLTDQTRRILTEVPRTEQVGVDGCVYRGGAGIGLELLEHLDTPGVPGLVADLVLFSRRGAAVVRLGPGLWTGRTGLDVFRLSAARRLAPGAVSRADTDIRPAQTIGTDWKPEYSDLISGASGIGLGHLLLHDLDRRPEHLDIARLCAYHVLANTMPDAESQPGLLGDAAGVEPSTARGHGLAGTVDALAVIGTRLADDTILAGADERARELLRRADRLAALSARPTTAPLAASWCQGLAGIATSLFTAGEYLNDSAYTDAARRAADACTALIPRMDKPTQCCGLSGIGNMLIDLATRDGDERYWQAARAVVAQLLVRSAGPADHPVFVRENPGEYSASWAYGLTGILSFFRRLSRGGGPMALAVSSSLSCVR, from the coding sequence ATGAACGGCGGGCTGTCGCCTGAGGATGTGGAGCGGCTGATCCGAAAACACGCGGCCGCGGCCGGCGTCGAGATCGGGCTCAAGGAAGGGACCACCTGGCTGGGCGTCCGCCCGCCGGGTGCGCACGTGGTGGAACAAGGGTGGAAGCTGCACGTCTCCAGCCGGACCGGCGCCCTGGCCGAGACCGCGGACGTGATCGTGCCGGCCCTGCTGGCCGAGGGCTGCGCCTTCAAGATGGCCGCCTCCACCGGTGTTCTGGCCTGGCTCAACGACGGCACCACCACGCCGTCCTCGATCGGCAAGGCGTTCACCGTGTACCCCGAACAGGACCGCGTACGCGACGTGGGGCTGATGCTCGCCCGCCTCTTACGCGGCCGGGCGGCGCCGCGCGTGCTCAGCGACCGCCGCGTGGCCGCCGACGCCCCGGTCTACTACCGCTACGGACCCATCGACAAGCCCTGGGGCGCCGACGCCCAGGGCAAGCTCGTGATGACCCTGACCGGTCCGGACGGCGAGGAGTTCCCGGCGCTGGCGACCCTGCGCTACCGCCAGCCGACCTGGGCCGTGGACCCGTTCACCGGCGAGCCGGGCGCGCGGGACTGGGAGCGGTCGCCGAGCCCTTCGACCCGGCTCGGGGACTACTACGAGATCGACTCCGGCATCGTGCACGCCGGCCGCGGCGACGTGATGCGCGCCGTGGACGTGCGCGACGGCGCCCGGGTCATCGTCAAACAGTCGCGGGCCCTGGTCGACGAGGGCGAGGACGGCGTCGACACCCGCCTGCGGGTGCGCAACGAGCGCCGGGTGCTGGCCGTGCTGGAAGGCGTGGACGGCGTCGCCGGCTACGTGGACCACTTCCGCGCCGGCACCGACGAGTTCCTGGTCACCCGCGACGTGGGCCGGTACAACCTCGCCGACGACGTCATGGAGAACGGCCGCTACGCCACGGCCGCGGACCCCCGCGCCGTCCCCGGCCGCACCCTGGAACAGCTCGCGCGGCAACTGGCCACCATCATCCTGGCCGTGCACGAGCGCGGCGTCCTGATACGCGACCTGAACCCGCGCAACGTGGTCGTCGCCCCGGACGGCAGCGCCAAGCTGATCGACCTGGGCCTGGCCGGCCACAACGGCCTGTACCTGCCCGGCGGCACCTCCGGCTACTCCAGCGCCCGGCAGTTCCGGCACCAGGAGCCCACCACCGGCGACGACCTGCACGCCCTGGGCGCCACGCTGTGCTACGCCTGGTCGGCCCTGCCGGCAGTGGTGCTCAGCAGCGATATGGACGAGCCGCGGCGGATCGCCTTACGCATGATCCGAGCGCGCTGCGGCGAAGCCCCGGGCGCAGTCCTGGGGCTGATCTGCGACCTGCTCGGCACCGACGACACCCGGGTCCAGGACGCGGCCCGGCGGATGGCCGCCGGCGACTTCTCCCTCGCTCGGCGCACCCGCACCGCCCTCGCGCCCTCCGCACCGGTCACCGACGCGCTGATCGAGGAGATCGGCTCGAACCTGCTCGCCGACCTCACCGACCAGACCCGCAGAATCCTGACCGAGGTGCCGCGCACCGAACAGGTCGGCGTCGACGGCTGCGTCTACCGCGGCGGCGCCGGCATCGGCCTGGAACTGCTGGAGCACCTGGACACCCCGGGCGTCCCCGGCCTCGTCGCCGACCTGGTGCTGTTCAGCCGGCGCGGAGCCGCCGTCGTCCGCCTGGGACCGGGCCTGTGGACCGGACGCACCGGACTGGACGTCTTCCGGCTCAGCGCGGCACGGCGCCTGGCGCCCGGGGCCGTCTCCCGCGCCGACACCGACATCCGCCCCGCGCAGACCATCGGCACGGACTGGAAACCCGAATACTCCGACCTCATCAGCGGCGCCTCCGGCATCGGCCTGGGCCACCTGCTGCTGCACGACCTCGACCGGCGCCCCGAACACCTGGACATCGCCCGGCTGTGCGCCTACCACGTCCTGGCCAACACCATGCCCGACGCCGAATCCCAGCCCGGCCTGCTCGGCGACGCCGCGGGCGTCGAACCCTCCACCGCGCGCGGACACGGCCTGGCCGGCACCGTCGACGCGCTCGCCGTCATCGGCACCCGCCTGGCCGACGACACCATCCTGGCCGGCGCCGACGAACGCGCCCGCGAACTCCTGCGGCGCGCCGACCGGCTCGCCGCCCTGTCCGCCCGGCCCACGACCGCACCGCTAGCCGCCTCCTGGTGCCAGGGCCTGGCCGGCATCGCCACCAGCCTGTTCACGGCCGGGGAGTACCTGAACGACTCCGCCTACACCGATGCCGCACGGCGCGCGGCGGACGCCTGCACCGCCCTGATCCCGCGCATGGACAAGCCCACCCAGTGCTGCGGTCTGTCCGGGATCGGCAACATGCTCATCGACCTCGCCACCCGCGACGGCGACGAGCGGTACTGGCAGGCGGCGCGCGCCGTGGTGGCGCAGCTGCTGGTCCGCAGCGCCGGACCGGCCGACCACCCGGTCTTCGTGCGCGAGAACCCCGGCGAGTACAGCGCGTCCTGGGCCTACGGCCTGACCGGGATCCTGAGCTTCTTCCGTCGCCTCTCCCGCGGCGGCGGCCCGATGGCTCTGGCGGTCAGCTCGTCGCTGTCCTGCGTCCGCTGA
- a CDS encoding low temperature requirement protein A — MTATPAPVASDHPASDEKAAPRRVTTLELFFDLVFVFTITQLTVLLADDLSFVQVGRVLLIFAVLYWMYGAYAYLTNQVPPENLSRRVILMVGMFGFLTCALAIPKVFGVDGVAFGLAFLVVTAVHSALYALIHRKYVLSFAVPNLAAAGCVTAAGAVRGNASDLLWLAAVLLQQLAPVVSGRITGDYGQSRARVTENVGDLDPAHFVERHGLLLIIVFGESVVAIGAGAAGTRLDWGLAAGIALALALAVTLWWTYFGHDESAAEHALAAVTGIRRFRLGMRAYYYSFIPMLLGIAILAAGLKKAIGHLGDALPTAAGVALAGGVAVYLLGDLCFRLSLRISPMFFRALGALAVLATIPLAGASAAAELLGLTLVMVLMLVAEENARRRQRPGPSSHGESITH; from the coding sequence ATGACCGCCACGCCGGCTCCCGTCGCGAGCGACCACCCCGCCTCCGACGAGAAGGCCGCTCCGCGCCGGGTGACCACTCTGGAGCTGTTCTTCGACCTGGTCTTCGTGTTCACCATCACCCAGTTGACCGTGCTGCTGGCCGACGATCTGTCCTTCGTGCAGGTCGGCCGCGTGCTGCTGATCTTCGCGGTGCTCTACTGGATGTACGGGGCCTACGCCTACCTGACCAACCAGGTGCCGCCGGAGAACCTGAGCCGACGCGTCATCCTGATGGTCGGCATGTTCGGGTTCCTCACGTGCGCGCTGGCGATCCCGAAGGTGTTCGGCGTCGATGGCGTCGCCTTCGGTCTGGCCTTCCTGGTGGTGACCGCCGTCCACAGCGCCCTGTACGCGCTGATCCATCGCAAGTACGTGCTCAGCTTCGCCGTGCCGAACCTGGCCGCCGCCGGATGCGTCACCGCCGCCGGGGCCGTACGGGGCAACGCCTCGGATCTGCTGTGGCTGGCCGCGGTACTGCTGCAGCAGCTCGCGCCGGTGGTCTCCGGCCGCATCACCGGCGACTACGGGCAGAGCCGCGCCCGGGTCACCGAGAACGTCGGCGACCTGGACCCCGCGCACTTCGTCGAGCGCCACGGCCTGCTTCTGATCATCGTCTTCGGCGAGTCGGTGGTGGCCATCGGCGCCGGCGCCGCCGGCACCCGGCTGGACTGGGGCCTGGCCGCCGGGATCGCGCTCGCGCTGGCGTTGGCCGTCACGCTGTGGTGGACCTACTTCGGGCACGACGAGTCCGCCGCGGAGCACGCGCTCGCCGCCGTCACCGGCATCCGGCGCTTCCGCCTGGGGATGCGCGCCTACTACTACAGCTTCATCCCGATGCTGCTGGGCATCGCGATTCTGGCCGCCGGTCTGAAGAAGGCGATCGGCCATCTCGGCGACGCGCTGCCGACCGCCGCCGGGGTCGCGCTCGCCGGCGGCGTCGCGGTCTACCTCCTCGGCGATCTGTGTTTCCGGCTGAGCCTGCGCATTTCTCCCATGTTCTTCCGGGCCCTCGGCGCGCTCGCCGTGCTCGCCACGATTCCGCTGGCAGGCGCTTCGGCGGCGGCGGAACTTCTGGGACTCACGCTTGTCATGGTCCTGATGCTGGTGGCGGAGGAGAACGCCCGGCGCCGTCAGCGACCGGGCCCGTCTTCACACGGAGAGTCGATCACCCATTGA
- a CDS encoding GNAT family N-acetyltransferase, which yields MTAKTPAPITLTGSHIRLEPLTRGHLPDLFAAGGNDDAVWRWQGGPTPTTEEELGAKLDTLLADDSFVAFAVILLATGKAVGWTTYLDISPADERLEIGWTWYGSAYWRTPVNTEAKLLLLTHAFEDLGMGRVQWKTDHLNQRSQNAIARLGAQREGVLRRHRMRPDGTFRDSVYFSMLADEWPPAKARLTERLARG from the coding sequence ATGACAGCGAAGACGCCCGCGCCGATCACCCTCACCGGCTCCCACATCCGTCTGGAGCCCCTGACCCGAGGCCACCTCCCGGACCTGTTCGCGGCCGGCGGTAACGACGACGCGGTCTGGCGGTGGCAGGGCGGCCCGACGCCCACGACCGAGGAAGAGCTCGGGGCGAAGCTGGACACGCTGCTCGCCGACGACTCCTTCGTCGCCTTCGCCGTCATCCTGCTCGCCACTGGGAAGGCCGTCGGCTGGACCACCTACCTCGACATCAGCCCCGCCGACGAGCGCCTGGAGATCGGCTGGACCTGGTACGGCAGCGCGTACTGGCGCACCCCGGTGAACACCGAGGCCAAGCTCCTGCTCCTCACGCACGCCTTCGAGGACCTGGGCATGGGGCGCGTGCAGTGGAAGACCGACCACCTGAACCAGCGTTCGCAGAACGCCATCGCGCGGCTCGGCGCGCAGCGCGAGGGCGTGCTGCGGCGGCACCGGATGCGGCCCGACGGGACGTTCCGCGACAGCGTCTACTTCTCGATGCTCGCCGACGAGTGGCCGCCGGCCAAGGCGCGCCTGACCGAGCGGCTCGCGCGGGGCTGA
- a CDS encoding NAD(P)H-binding protein gives MTMAILVIGATGKTGRPVVEALSARGAKVAAASRDPETGFAGSRTDGVLPVRFDWADRATWAPALEGAEALYIVGPYAHPTGERLVADLLAEAHDTRRVVLLSVIGAELLPEEAMMAHWERAVRASGKEWIILHPNWFFQNFGTGFLPALRDRGVLALPAGQAPVSFVDTRDIGEVAAAALTEDGYAGRILTITGPDALTHAEAVAMLGDVAERPLAYQAVDPEQAEADSRAAGAGERTVISQRGLFQVMRDGGNAPVTDVVQRVTGRAPRSFAQYAAEHAELWRELNAAE, from the coding sequence ATGACGATGGCGATTCTGGTGATCGGCGCGACCGGCAAGACCGGCCGGCCCGTGGTGGAGGCCCTCTCCGCCCGCGGCGCGAAGGTCGCCGCCGCCAGCCGCGACCCCGAGACCGGCTTCGCCGGCTCCCGCACCGACGGCGTCCTGCCGGTCCGCTTCGACTGGGCCGACCGAGCCACCTGGGCGCCGGCCCTGGAGGGTGCCGAAGCCCTCTACATCGTCGGCCCCTACGCCCACCCCACCGGCGAGCGGCTGGTCGCGGACCTGCTCGCCGAGGCGCACGACACCCGCCGCGTGGTCCTGCTGTCGGTGATCGGCGCGGAACTGCTGCCCGAGGAGGCGATGATGGCGCACTGGGAGCGTGCGGTGCGCGCCTCCGGCAAGGAGTGGATCATCCTGCACCCGAACTGGTTCTTCCAGAACTTCGGCACCGGGTTCCTGCCGGCGCTGCGCGACCGCGGGGTGCTGGCGCTGCCGGCCGGCCAGGCGCCGGTGAGCTTCGTCGACACCCGCGACATCGGCGAGGTGGCGGCCGCGGCGCTCACCGAGGACGGCTACGCCGGCCGGATCCTGACCATCACCGGGCCCGACGCCCTGACCCACGCCGAAGCCGTCGCCATGCTCGGCGACGTCGCCGAGCGTCCCCTGGCCTACCAGGCCGTGGACCCGGAGCAGGCCGAGGCGGACTCGCGGGCCGCCGGTGCCGGCGAGCGCACCGTCATCTCCCAGCGCGGGCTGTTCCAGGTCATGCGCGACGGCGGGAACGCCCCGGTGACCGACGTCGTCCAGCGGGTCACCGGCCGCGCGCCGCGCAGCTTCGCGCAGTACGCCGCCGAGCACGCCGAGCTGTGGCGGGAACTGAACGCCGCAGAATGA
- a CDS encoding AraC family transcriptional regulator: MDVLTDALAAMRTGQARSARTEVHAPWGLRFAAVSGTTFHVLLRGRCWLLPPDGEPVPMAVGDVTLVRHGNSVALADDPATPLRDFRPAAWRAGQTIGRVDVEGPGERSLLICGAYQLGRTRPHPLLARLPDLLLLRAEETPGLAATVTLLGQELEQARPGQDGVVPALVDALLLLILRGWIERSARAEPAPGWPGALTDPAIGSALTDLHDDPARAWTVAELGDRAGLSRSAFAQRFTALVGEPPLTYLTWWRMTVAGRLLRESDAPLSAVAQRVGYASEFAFAKAFKREFGIAPGRYRREVAAAAAAAG, translated from the coding sequence ATGGACGTACTCACCGACGCCCTCGCGGCGATGCGCACCGGCCAGGCCCGCTCGGCGCGCACCGAGGTGCACGCGCCGTGGGGCCTGCGGTTCGCGGCCGTCAGCGGAACGACGTTCCACGTGCTGCTGCGCGGCCGGTGCTGGCTGCTGCCGCCGGACGGCGAGCCGGTCCCGATGGCGGTCGGCGACGTGACGCTGGTCCGGCACGGCAATTCCGTGGCGCTCGCCGACGATCCGGCCACCCCGCTGCGCGACTTCCGGCCGGCGGCGTGGCGGGCGGGGCAGACGATCGGGCGGGTGGACGTCGAAGGGCCCGGCGAACGGTCGCTGCTGATCTGCGGGGCCTACCAGCTGGGACGCACACGGCCGCACCCGCTGCTCGCCCGACTACCGGACCTGTTGCTGCTGCGCGCCGAGGAGACGCCGGGGCTGGCCGCGACCGTCACCCTGCTCGGCCAGGAACTGGAACAAGCGCGGCCGGGCCAGGACGGCGTGGTGCCGGCGCTGGTCGACGCGCTGCTGCTGCTGATCCTGCGAGGCTGGATCGAGCGCTCGGCGCGCGCCGAGCCCGCGCCGGGGTGGCCCGGCGCACTGACCGACCCCGCGATCGGCAGCGCGCTGACGGACCTGCACGACGATCCGGCGCGCGCCTGGACCGTCGCAGAGCTCGGCGATCGCGCGGGCCTGAGCCGGTCGGCGTTCGCGCAGCGGTTCACGGCGCTGGTCGGGGAGCCGCCGCTGACCTACCTGACGTGGTGGCGCATGACGGTCGCCGGCCGCCTGCTGCGCGAGTCGGACGCGCCGCTGAGCGCGGTGGCCCAGCGGGTCGGGTACGCGTCGGAGTTCGCGTTCGCGAAGGCGTTCAAGCGGGAGTTCGGAATCGCGCCGGGGCGGTATCGGCGGGAGGTCGCGGCGGCAGCGGCAGCAGCAGGCTGA
- a CDS encoding ROK family protein, which yields MNDARMAASVTQLRFTQKGTKSSLRARNDVLVLQCVAAGEGRFSRTDVIRETGLPTATVSEIVSDLIERKLVREAGREAQPVGKPRVLLDLDDAHHRFIGVQVANERITASRFTLNGHMEQTETVSRPLDAPALTAVPDMVRRMAAPTPGRITGVGVAVPGIVGDDGVIREAVNYDWHMVSMGHELSELCGGLPVHVVNDANAVALSEVALVADRDKTVAVLWIGTGIGAGIVLDGRLYHGGNFRSGEIGHIDIGTSLRCRCGLIGCLETVAVQPVILGDATEDTVTRYLAGGDGQDARALGERVNRAAREVARLLSTLAGTLDVTEFILGGPIAGDPLGPALMREINDLLALRVMSGFEQLVLRASTLGTHSLVFGAAAHAIRQELGVVITMPAGADEAGDSAA from the coding sequence GTGCTCCAGTGCGTCGCCGCGGGTGAGGGCCGGTTCTCGCGCACCGACGTGATCCGGGAGACCGGGCTGCCGACCGCCACCGTGTCGGAGATCGTCAGCGATCTGATCGAGCGCAAGCTGGTCCGCGAGGCCGGACGCGAGGCGCAGCCGGTGGGCAAGCCCCGGGTGCTGCTCGACCTGGACGACGCGCACCACCGCTTCATCGGCGTGCAGGTGGCCAACGAGCGCATCACCGCCAGCCGGTTCACCCTCAACGGCCACATGGAGCAGACCGAGACGGTCTCGCGCCCGCTCGACGCCCCGGCGCTGACCGCGGTCCCGGACATGGTGCGCCGCATGGCCGCGCCGACGCCGGGCCGCATCACCGGGGTCGGTGTCGCGGTGCCCGGCATCGTCGGGGACGACGGCGTGATCCGCGAGGCGGTGAACTACGACTGGCACATGGTGTCGATGGGCCACGAGCTCTCAGAGCTCTGCGGAGGCCTGCCGGTCCACGTGGTCAACGACGCCAACGCCGTCGCGCTGTCGGAGGTCGCGCTGGTCGCCGACCGCGACAAGACGGTCGCGGTGCTGTGGATCGGCACCGGCATCGGCGCCGGGATCGTGCTGGACGGCCGGCTCTACCACGGCGGCAACTTCCGCAGCGGCGAGATCGGCCACATCGACATCGGCACCTCGCTGCGCTGCCGCTGCGGCCTGATCGGCTGCCTGGAGACGGTCGCGGTGCAGCCCGTCATCCTCGGCGACGCCACCGAGGACACGGTGACGCGCTACCTGGCCGGCGGCGACGGCCAGGACGCCCGCGCGCTCGGCGAGCGCGTGAACCGGGCCGCCCGCGAGGTGGCCCGCTTGCTGTCCACCCTGGCCGGCACCCTGGACGTCACCGAGTTCATCCTCGGCGGCCCCATCGCCGGCGACCCCCTCGGACCCGCGCTGATGCGCGAGATCAACGACCTGCTGGCGCTGCGCGTCATGTCAGGCTTCGAGCAACTGGTCCTGCGCGCCTCCACGCTGGGCACCCACAGCCTGGTCTTCGGCGCCGCGGCCCACGCCATCCGCCAGGAACTCGGAGTCGTCATCACGATGCCCGCCGGCGCCGACGAGGCCGGTGATAGCGCGGCCTAG